The following proteins come from a genomic window of bacterium:
- a CDS encoding TraC family protein, translating into MSITRLTRKRLYEDEALFNELLPYVKWDSEQQVFLHSDASLWSIWQLQPLLLTSTSPETAYQTCQTIQELIDSLDHKISVQFCWVTSFDVQDTLDRCINDYPTTGVPGWMARRWIRMLKSSANSEYIERRVRKIKLLVCFRNDPPWIMHSFIDQLKSTARLLVHGVRDPREETDRQTEYRRFCEQFRGEVDGKIARMVDLGLYAQRLDGQALINTLYPLLNRRSTKGGKFKRGRYNAVPVPTYDHDDILANQISDTPAYHPEDGYLVKDGRVYHTVSMAKAPKQCLPLMTVPLQSIPGESVFAVTFSRDPKETQLKRLDRLDFFLGLRASSPMGRSNQKIIHDIRNIRTAREELYSNRSQIVRVGMHHVQISGNLDEARRSASEVQAMFPALNGARGMSHMISDLGVLLNALPGAYDPTTDGPGWTCSMQSSRAARLIPLWGNWRGSKNSLFVLPSLWNRELVNFDLFDSNIAPNVIISGVSGAGKSYLLCFLIITLARGHYSQRPDGARVERPPIIFVFDKGMPNQPCGFERLARLFGGRIYQATPSRAPAMNFLARLGELDPDRTNEDFKDLLDVCVDIICDMASEKNTTVSRVQRNEIIESLTEAHYRYRHGARDREFLLRDILKVLKEPPRPNETEDNFRMRQELAVLMREYYGDGTYARFFDRAGSLELKERFIVFDLKGLSRNPDLQRVFLKVAMLWADTVMNDPTELDTRKLLVFDEAHDLVGKTAAGVVEAAFRLYRKRKGIVIAASQSGEDFYVGEGGQAIVQNSSHKIFLKQDPSKFHMTAKAFNLNKEQAETIMRLNTVKGIESQFFLLSDIGEAALVLPLEPAFYWVSTNNGDDNQLFSALIDEQEGDFVRALQRAVMIAPHGAEEFARRRRHYEAMRREQAATQGRQLQLKEGNAS; encoded by the coding sequence ATGAGCATCACAAGATTGACGAGAAAACGTTTATACGAAGATGAAGCGCTCTTTAATGAGCTCTTACCGTATGTAAAGTGGGACAGCGAGCAGCAGGTCTTTTTGCATTCTGACGCTTCGTTGTGGTCAATTTGGCAACTTCAACCTCTACTACTCACCTCAACTTCTCCAGAAACTGCTTATCAAACTTGCCAAACAATTCAAGAATTAATTGATTCACTCGATCATAAAATTTCAGTCCAGTTTTGCTGGGTCACTTCATTTGATGTACAAGACACGCTCGATCGTTGCATCAACGATTATCCAACCACTGGAGTCCCTGGTTGGATGGCACGACGCTGGATTCGCATGCTTAAATCTTCGGCTAACTCCGAGTACATTGAGCGTCGTGTCAGAAAAATCAAACTACTTGTTTGTTTTCGCAACGACCCACCGTGGATCATGCATTCATTTATCGATCAACTTAAGTCAACCGCCCGGTTACTTGTCCATGGCGTGCGTGACCCGCGCGAAGAAACTGATCGTCAAACCGAGTATCGACGCTTCTGCGAACAATTTCGTGGCGAAGTCGATGGCAAAATTGCACGCATGGTTGACCTTGGACTTTACGCTCAACGCCTCGATGGCCAAGCGCTAATTAATACACTCTATCCCTTACTTAATCGACGCAGCACTAAGGGTGGAAAATTTAAACGCGGGCGTTATAACGCAGTCCCGGTTCCGACGTATGATCACGACGATATTCTAGCCAATCAAATTTCAGACACGCCAGCTTATCACCCCGAAGATGGTTACTTGGTTAAGGATGGCCGCGTCTATCATACAGTCAGTATGGCTAAAGCTCCAAAGCAGTGCTTACCTCTCATGACTGTGCCGCTACAAAGTATTCCTGGAGAGTCGGTTTTCGCTGTGACTTTTTCACGCGATCCAAAAGAGACTCAACTTAAACGACTTGACCGTTTAGATTTCTTTCTAGGACTACGTGCCAGCTCTCCGATGGGCCGTAGCAATCAAAAAATCATCCACGATATTCGTAATATCCGCACCGCACGGGAAGAATTATATTCAAACCGTTCGCAAATTGTGCGAGTAGGCATGCACCACGTGCAAATCTCGGGCAACCTGGACGAGGCACGCCGATCTGCAAGCGAAGTTCAAGCCATGTTTCCGGCACTAAACGGTGCTCGTGGTATGTCGCATATGATTAGCGACTTGGGCGTGCTCTTAAATGCTTTACCCGGCGCCTATGACCCAACGACTGATGGACCAGGTTGGACCTGCTCGATGCAGTCTTCACGCGCAGCACGATTGATTCCGCTTTGGGGTAACTGGCGCGGTAGTAAAAACTCGCTTTTCGTCCTGCCTTCACTGTGGAATCGCGAATTAGTTAATTTTGATTTATTCGACTCGAATATCGCTCCAAACGTAATTATTAGTGGTGTTTCTGGTGCTGGTAAGAGTTATCTACTTTGTTTTTTAATTATCACCCTTGCCCGTGGACACTATTCGCAGCGCCCTGACGGCGCACGCGTGGAACGCCCACCAATTATTTTCGTCTTCGATAAGGGCATGCCGAATCAACCTTGTGGCTTTGAGCGCTTAGCTAGACTTTTTGGCGGACGTATTTATCAGGCAACACCATCACGCGCTCCAGCAATGAACTTCCTTGCGCGACTTGGAGAGCTAGATCCTGATCGCACTAACGAAGATTTTAAAGACCTCTTAGATGTCTGCGTGGATATTATCTGCGACATGGCCAGCGAGAAAAATACGACAGTATCTCGGGTGCAACGTAATGAAATCATTGAATCACTCACTGAAGCTCATTATCGCTACCGTCACGGCGCGCGCGATCGTGAGTTTCTCCTACGCGATATCCTAAAAGTGCTGAAAGAACCTCCGCGGCCAAATGAGACCGAAGACAATTTTAGAATGCGCCAGGAGCTTGCTGTCTTGATGCGCGAATACTATGGCGACGGAACATATGCACGATTCTTTGACCGTGCGGGAAGTCTCGAGCTCAAAGAGCGCTTTATCGTGTTTGACTTGAAAGGTTTAAGTCGCAATCCGGACTTACAACGCGTCTTCTTAAAAGTCGCCATGCTCTGGGCTGACACCGTAATGAACGACCCAACTGAGCTAGATACCCGTAAATTGCTGGTATTCGATGAAGCACATGACCTAGTCGGTAAGACCGCTGCGGGAGTTGTTGAGGCGGCATTCAGACTATATCGTAAGCGTAAGGGTATCGTCATTGCAGCTTCGCAGTCGGGAGAAGATTTCTACGTGGGTGAAGGCGGACAAGCAATCGTGCAGAATAGCTCGCACAAAATCTTCCTCAAGCAGGACCCTTCAAAATTTCATATGACAGCTAAAGCCTTTAACCTCAATAAAGAGCAGGCTGAAACTATTATGCGTCTCAATACTGTCAAAGGCATTGAATCGCAGTTTTTCTTACTCTCAGATATTGGCGAAGCTGCCTTAGTGCTCCCGCTTGAACCAGCATTTTATTGGGTTTCAACCAATAACGGTGACGACAACCAGCTCTTCTCGGCATTAATCGATGAACAAGAAGGTGATTTTGTGCGTGCCTTGCAACGCGCCGTAATGATCGCCCCGCATGGCGCAGAAGAATTTGCGCGCCGGCGCCGACATTATGAAGCAATGCGCCGCGAACAAGCCGCAACGCAAGGTCGACAACTACAATTAAAGGAAGGGAATGCGTCATGA
- a CDS encoding TraB/VirB10 family protein, which translates to MKQKIEDLKLLLQNDKRLWVAFGIIALMIIFTLFSNNSSLRMPRPSTVANNTGGNQGADSNEAYRDLTMAFRQDIETLSKQSQQNTEVMNKLSNDLADHKARATGVFESLTNKLEEVSREMTKVQERSASIPDTSGSGNGGSGEAALGGEADSLEAIGFQKATVPPPPAPDKPLRMSVISPGDVVPVKLLTGVNAPVDGTPYPVVFKLDGPITGPDGSSLDIGEARLIAAAQGSEADSRALFRFTNLSLRHKDGRRSNVKVDGWVVGEDGVRGMSGELIDKLGRLIAATAGVSFAAALGERVENAGKKTIIQPFGYGYAYEQTYSGKALDFAGASAVTDAANRLGQILLDRYEKLIPVVEILPGRQVVAVFSSSTEIEMIDDDSEGEGIYAASSRMD; encoded by the coding sequence ATGAAGCAAAAAATTGAAGATTTAAAACTACTGTTACAAAATGACAAGCGACTTTGGGTTGCGTTTGGCATCATTGCTTTGATGATTATTTTTACACTGTTTTCCAACAACAGTTCGCTACGCATGCCTCGGCCCTCAACGGTGGCAAACAATACAGGTGGCAATCAGGGAGCAGATTCAAATGAAGCATACCGCGACCTGACAATGGCTTTTCGCCAAGATATTGAAACTTTGTCCAAGCAAAGTCAGCAAAATACTGAGGTCATGAATAAGCTCTCCAATGACCTTGCCGATCATAAAGCGCGCGCGACTGGAGTTTTTGAAAGCTTAACAAATAAGCTCGAAGAAGTTTCACGCGAAATGACCAAAGTTCAAGAGCGTTCAGCTTCAATTCCTGATACTTCTGGAAGTGGGAATGGCGGGTCGGGCGAAGCCGCACTTGGTGGCGAAGCCGATTCACTAGAAGCAATCGGATTTCAAAAGGCAACTGTGCCTCCTCCACCAGCGCCAGATAAGCCGCTAAGAATGTCTGTGATCTCTCCTGGCGACGTTGTTCCAGTAAAATTACTAACTGGCGTGAATGCACCAGTTGATGGAACTCCATACCCAGTGGTTTTTAAGCTCGACGGCCCGATTACTGGACCTGATGGCTCAAGCCTCGACATTGGTGAGGCGCGCTTAATTGCTGCGGCTCAAGGTTCAGAAGCCGATAGTCGTGCGCTCTTTCGTTTTACAAATCTGTCACTACGTCACAAAGACGGACGCCGTTCAAATGTTAAAGTTGACGGCTGGGTTGTAGGCGAAGATGGAGTGCGTGGAATGTCTGGCGAATTAATTGACAAGCTTGGACGTTTGATTGCTGCAACTGCCGGTGTAAGCTTTGCCGCTGCGCTCGGTGAGCGTGTCGAAAACGCTGGCAAAAAAACCATCATTCAACCCTTTGGCTATGGTTATGCCTACGAACAAACATATAGTGGAAAAGCACTCGACTTTGCCGGCGCATCAGCTGTCACTGACGCGGCAAATCGCCTTGGTCAAATTTTACTCGATCGCTATGAAAAACTCATTCCAGTAGTAGAAATTTTACCTGGACGTCAAGTCGTTGCGGTGTTTTCTTCTTCGACTGAAATTGAAATGATCGATGATGATAGTGAAGGTGAAGGAATTTACGCAGCCTCTTCGCGCATGGACTAG
- a CDS encoding TraM recognition domain-containing protein, translating into MARAYKRTDAFEELEVRRDNLIIVAKALTTAAILVVLFSQIFMAPSAVTEFLIAGVLPFASLIAIFAVRTQRKIIELERVQESERRGGKPVLGLPPQRNAIEAELEETRKKKQSMIGRYLVGFELDSGKPLWVSDDEICTHAAVFAKTGVGKTLWLESLMFQQMARGRASGFTFIDAKRDMGTLADIILMAIITGRIEDLIVVDPFDPVCAYNFVFTTQRADVKARKVLRCGLPPTSDQSTTKHYDRLAADAVYRVVRAMESLGLAWSVRDVAVALSAFNFAYPRLRALLHEQGAKQAMIELGHLAGSYRTGKGKLDALTLTDNLRGISSELHSISNSEAGEMFCAPKADLSLTDAILRGKLIYYMLPRLEEAEAAARMVKVFREDLEVSIGEITSNRNYRLEDPHMVIIDEGASTFGPTWANLFELARKGRFALLFGAQSVSGLMDEQMGLSEQFYQRVIANVNLKVIMRLGDNETATEMSEWIGKIHSEKRTYTTGLSSALNSREWTKHVELNKRAAEGMRDGVAVSLDEDDLVSPEELKHEMSAEKGLAWFDLGDGILRKGRALWFNADAPRSWEGREYLQRYESIEADEIGLAEWVDEHILSIEREESEQALESHVEIQGSSVSFVGSQHPFGANNSSPTPATQPVEDKEEKGPFRLNMVGGFRNRHRAVTIVRDRKAQSETESNNTSSESVTSATPQAGNASKKLISERKK; encoded by the coding sequence ATGGCACGCGCATATAAACGCACCGATGCATTTGAGGAGCTTGAGGTTCGCCGCGATAATTTAATTATCGTTGCCAAAGCTTTGACTACTGCAGCGATTCTCGTCGTGCTCTTTTCGCAGATCTTTATGGCTCCCAGCGCAGTTACTGAGTTTTTAATTGCCGGAGTTTTGCCATTTGCGTCATTGATTGCGATTTTTGCGGTGCGCACGCAGCGTAAAATTATCGAGTTAGAACGTGTCCAAGAATCTGAGCGTCGCGGTGGAAAGCCTGTCTTGGGCCTGCCACCACAGCGAAACGCAATTGAAGCTGAACTTGAGGAAACACGCAAGAAGAAGCAGTCGATGATTGGCCGCTATCTTGTAGGCTTTGAGTTAGATTCAGGAAAACCACTTTGGGTGAGTGACGATGAAATCTGCACCCATGCGGCTGTTTTTGCCAAAACAGGAGTAGGTAAGACGCTCTGGTTAGAATCGCTGATGTTTCAACAAATGGCACGTGGGCGTGCCAGTGGATTTACTTTTATCGATGCCAAGCGCGACATGGGAACGCTTGCCGATATTATTTTAATGGCCATTATTACTGGGCGTATCGAAGATTTAATTGTGGTTGATCCATTTGATCCGGTTTGTGCCTATAATTTTGTTTTCACGACGCAACGCGCTGACGTTAAAGCGCGTAAGGTTTTGCGTTGTGGGTTACCACCAACTTCTGATCAAAGCACCACTAAGCACTATGACCGCCTTGCTGCGGATGCCGTGTATCGCGTCGTGCGCGCGATGGAAAGCCTTGGGCTGGCCTGGTCTGTGCGCGATGTCGCTGTTGCCTTATCGGCATTTAACTTTGCTTATCCGCGTTTACGCGCGCTTTTACATGAGCAGGGCGCCAAGCAAGCGATGATCGAACTTGGCCACCTTGCTGGTAGCTATCGCACGGGAAAAGGCAAGCTCGATGCTTTAACTTTAACTGATAACCTACGCGGTATTTCTTCGGAATTGCATTCGATTTCCAATTCTGAAGCTGGAGAAATGTTTTGCGCACCGAAAGCTGACTTATCACTCACCGATGCGATTTTACGCGGTAAATTAATTTACTACATGTTGCCACGGCTTGAAGAAGCAGAGGCTGCAGCCAGAATGGTTAAGGTTTTTCGTGAAGACCTGGAAGTTTCCATTGGTGAAATCACTTCAAATCGGAACTATCGGCTCGAAGACCCACACATGGTGATTATCGATGAGGGCGCTTCAACCTTTGGTCCGACTTGGGCAAACCTGTTTGAACTTGCTCGTAAGGGACGTTTTGCCTTGCTCTTCGGCGCGCAGTCAGTCAGTGGTTTAATGGATGAGCAGATGGGCTTGAGCGAGCAGTTTTATCAACGTGTAATTGCTAACGTGAATTTAAAAGTAATTATGCGTTTGGGGGATAATGAAACTGCAACTGAAATGTCGGAGTGGATTGGTAAAATTCACAGTGAAAAACGCACTTACACTACCGGTTTATCTTCGGCCTTAAATTCGCGTGAATGGACTAAGCATGTTGAATTAAACAAACGTGCAGCTGAGGGTATGCGCGATGGCGTGGCCGTGTCTCTGGATGAGGACGACCTGGTTAGTCCAGAAGAATTAAAACACGAAATGTCGGCGGAAAAAGGCCTAGCGTGGTTTGATCTTGGGGATGGAATCTTACGCAAGGGGCGTGCCTTGTGGTTTAATGCAGATGCACCGCGCTCTTGGGAAGGGCGTGAGTATTTGCAACGTTATGAGAGCATTGAAGCCGACGAAATTGGCTTGGCTGAATGGGTTGACGAGCATATTCTTTCGATTGAGCGTGAAGAGTCTGAGCAAGCACTTGAATCACATGTTGAAATTCAAGGTAGCTCAGTGAGCTTTGTCGGCAGCCAACATCCCTTTGGAGCCAACAACAGTAGCCCTACGCCTGCCACGCAACCCGTAGAAGATAAAGAGGAAAAAGGACCGTTTCGCCTGAATATGGTGGGCGGGTTTAGAAATCGTCATCGTGCGGTTACAATAGTGCGTGATCGAAAGGCACAGTCTGAAACGGAAAGTAATAACACTAGTAGTGAGTCGGTAACGAGTGCCACTCCTCAAGCTGGAAACGCTTCGAAAAAGCTAATCTCAGAGAGGAAGAAGTAA
- a CDS encoding glycosyltransferase family 39 protein, with protein sequence MKIFNLKLLLVLLLLPLVYYFFFYKLDAMSFKHHDETKHALVTWTMYQTGDYFVPKAGKSLYFNKPPFKFWLTIPLIQIFGPENWVFRVVSACAATGTIVICFALGVQLFQSLTVGFLAALLMFTAKTFIFIKGARDGAADGLLIFLCSLSLYLFWQLREEMHRDSRNPKKCYYLSAAIGLIIGLGVLTKHIGGLMPYSVILPFMLFELFFSKTGKAWLLTGKKYFLTIVLLSITVPALYLVPIFLEYTKAIQTMVKHEIYKRAVQGFHHKNQVWFYFQDLFLNNSSIPPILLAAAILTALYFALRRHAPNWAFCLLWATLPVIGYSLGKSKLEWYISPAFPGMALIGAATLNVALRSFKEAKHKKHFFKLSFTTCFLLVATWQTYNQLIYNYRKLTPTFKQSIVEYYARKIVDLQKSGAGTLATYAFPKKSLTDRFYFALPKRVDLSGLRRTELIQRLADDKSIDFLILHSKIYKTLKPYLQTAKVIEFPPSPPRRIKMYLIDLRSANRL encoded by the coding sequence GTGAAAATTTTTAACTTAAAATTATTACTCGTTTTGCTACTACTGCCATTAGTTTATTACTTTTTCTTTTATAAACTAGATGCGATGTCGTTTAAGCATCATGATGAGACTAAGCATGCACTCGTCACTTGGACGATGTATCAAACTGGTGATTATTTTGTTCCCAAAGCCGGCAAGTCGCTCTATTTCAATAAGCCGCCTTTCAAATTTTGGTTAACGATCCCATTAATTCAAATTTTTGGTCCTGAAAATTGGGTTTTTCGTGTTGTCTCTGCTTGTGCAGCGACAGGCACGATCGTTATTTGCTTTGCCCTCGGGGTGCAGTTATTTCAGTCACTCACCGTCGGTTTTCTCGCTGCGCTTTTAATGTTCACAGCGAAAACTTTTATTTTTATCAAAGGCGCACGGGATGGCGCTGCTGATGGACTTTTGATTTTTCTTTGCAGCTTGAGTCTATATTTATTCTGGCAGCTCCGTGAAGAAATGCACCGGGACAGTCGAAACCCAAAGAAATGCTATTACCTGAGCGCTGCAATTGGCCTGATTATCGGCCTAGGCGTCCTGACCAAGCACATTGGCGGATTAATGCCTTACAGCGTGATCTTACCTTTCATGCTCTTTGAATTGTTTTTCAGCAAAACCGGCAAGGCTTGGCTGCTCACTGGCAAGAAATATTTTCTAACAATCGTGCTGCTTAGCATTACAGTCCCCGCACTTTATCTTGTGCCAATTTTTCTTGAATATACAAAAGCCATTCAAACAATGGTCAAGCACGAAATTTACAAACGTGCGGTGCAGGGGTTTCACCACAAAAACCAAGTCTGGTTCTATTTCCAGGATCTTTTCCTGAACAATTCAAGCATTCCGCCAATTTTGCTAGCTGCCGCTATATTGACTGCGCTCTATTTCGCGCTACGAAGACACGCTCCAAATTGGGCATTTTGTCTACTTTGGGCCACGCTACCTGTAATCGGCTATTCGCTCGGAAAATCTAAACTAGAATGGTATATCTCTCCGGCTTTCCCGGGGATGGCATTAATCGGAGCTGCAACGCTTAACGTTGCCTTGCGCAGCTTCAAAGAGGCAAAACATAAAAAGCATTTTTTCAAGCTAAGCTTCACCACTTGCTTTTTACTGGTGGCAACCTGGCAAACTTACAATCAACTTATTTATAACTACAGAAAGCTTACACCCACATTTAAGCAATCAATTGTCGAATATTATGCACGAAAAATTGTGGATTTACAGAAAAGTGGTGCTGGAACTCTTGCAACCTATGCATTCCCTAAGAAAAGTTTAACTGATCGTTTTTATTTCGCCTTACCAAAAAGAGTTGATTTGTCCGGCCTTAGACGCACAGAACTAATCCAGCGCCTCGCGGACGACAAATCAATTGACTTCTTAATTTTGCATTCTAAGATTTACAAGACATTAAAGCCTTATCTGCAAACAGCAAAAGTAATTGAGTTTCCGCCTAGTCCGCCACGTAGAATTAAGATGTACTTAATCGATCTACGCAGCGCCAACCGTCTTTAA
- a CDS encoding tetratricopeptide repeat protein has product MRYLKRINLLFFTSFTLFGPALAYCQGNRQESAQELNEAGVALVLEGKKAQGLEKIVKACEADPQNTTALYNQAGILMTEGKFSEAIQILNRTIEIEPKDLAFKNRLAEAHIGMGDLPQGIKVYEQILALNSNSTKVLQRLGTLHASQGNMERAEYLLRSAYAQDPSDLSTIKNLGTVLFARKDYQEMLNFLTTAKQQSSSADIEMLISVAHDALGNPDSAVASYQQAKKLGFTPPQIEITPINQ; this is encoded by the coding sequence GTGCGATATCTTAAACGTATAAATTTGCTGTTTTTTACATCATTTACCCTATTTGGGCCAGCGCTAGCTTATTGTCAAGGCAATCGTCAAGAAAGTGCTCAAGAATTAAATGAAGCTGGAGTGGCGCTTGTGCTTGAAGGCAAGAAAGCCCAAGGCCTGGAGAAAATTGTTAAGGCCTGTGAGGCTGATCCCCAAAATACTACTGCACTCTATAACCAAGCTGGTATTTTAATGACCGAAGGCAAATTCAGTGAGGCCATACAAATCCTGAACCGCACAATTGAGATCGAACCTAAAGACCTTGCCTTTAAGAATCGGCTCGCTGAGGCCCATATCGGTATGGGCGATTTACCACAAGGCATCAAAGTTTATGAGCAAATCTTAGCACTGAACTCAAACTCAACAAAAGTCCTACAACGCCTCGGCACGCTGCATGCCTCGCAAGGCAATATGGAACGCGCCGAATATTTACTACGCTCAGCCTATGCTCAGGACCCAAGTGACTTAAGTACGATAAAAAATTTAGGCACTGTTTTATTCGCACGTAAAGATTATCAAGAGATGCTCAATTTTCTGACTACTGCAAAACAGCAAAGTTCTTCAGCAGATATTGAGATGCTGATTTCTGTTGCACACGATGCGCTGGGCAATCCAGATTCCGCAGTTGCCTCCTACCAGCAGGCAAAGAAGCTCGGTTTTACCCCGCCGCAAATAGAGATCACCCCGATCAATCAGTAA
- the ubiE gene encoding bifunctional demethylmenaquinone methyltransferase/2-methoxy-6-polyprenyl-1,4-benzoquinol methylase UbiE, which yields MSQAVHDMFHSIAERYDLANQILSLGVHNSWRRNAIAMLKLPNNASIADICTGTGDVAFELNTYFKNSATIYGFDFVRKMVKLAAVKQQQKKQQTARAVHFSCADAMCLPVQAESFAAVTCAFGIRNVDDPLQCLREFHRVLKDSGQVLILEFGKPQLPVFSQVYDLYGKHLMPRIGGMLSGNRAAYEYLPQTAKAFPDGEKFVELMRQAGFHSIRVKSFMTGVAYAYCGQKSAHLDSKFEAGQS from the coding sequence ATGAGTCAAGCTGTTCATGACATGTTTCATAGCATTGCCGAGCGCTATGATTTAGCAAATCAGATCTTAAGTCTTGGAGTGCATAATTCGTGGCGCCGTAATGCTATCGCCATGCTTAAATTGCCCAACAATGCCAGCATAGCCGACATTTGTACGGGAACAGGCGACGTCGCTTTCGAGTTAAATACTTACTTTAAAAATTCAGCAACAATTTACGGCTTTGATTTTGTAAGGAAAATGGTCAAGCTCGCGGCAGTTAAACAGCAGCAAAAAAAGCAGCAGACTGCTCGTGCGGTGCATTTCAGCTGTGCAGATGCAATGTGCTTGCCGGTTCAAGCAGAATCTTTTGCAGCAGTGACCTGTGCATTTGGTATCCGTAATGTTGATGATCCGTTACAGTGCTTACGTGAATTTCATCGCGTGCTCAAAGATTCAGGGCAGGTGCTGATTCTAGAATTCGGTAAGCCGCAACTCCCCGTTTTTTCGCAAGTTTATGATTTATACGGAAAACACCTGATGCCGCGCATTGGTGGAATGCTCAGTGGTAATCGTGCCGCTTACGAGTATTTACCGCAAACTGCTAAGGCATTCCCTGACGGAGAAAAATTTGTTGAATTAATGCGCCAAGCCGGGTTCCACTCGATACGCGTGAAAAGCTTTATGACAGGCGTTGCCTACGCTTACTGCGGGCAGAAGTCAGCACACTTGGACAGTAAATTTGAAGCGGGGCAAAGCTAA
- a CDS encoding UbiX family flavin prenyltransferase: MKEKRWTIALTGASGTIYARKLVKILIEHDPATMLDLVISDGALRVLREEDNISTSHGLGSSAEKVSEELFGLTSARIVFHNPRDTGAAIASGSYPSSGMVIVPCSMSTLGCIANGVVMHLVHRAAEVTLKENRKLIVVPRETPLTSINLENMLKLRQAGAVIMPAMPGFYQQPTSIDDLAEYFAMRITDQLGYNFDFKPRWGQASAQTAKNGF, from the coding sequence ATGAAGGAAAAGCGTTGGACCATTGCTCTGACTGGGGCCTCAGGCACAATCTATGCACGCAAGCTCGTGAAAATCTTGATTGAGCATGACCCTGCGACGATGCTCGATCTGGTTATTTCAGATGGGGCGCTACGGGTGCTGCGTGAAGAGGACAATATTTCTACAAGCCACGGTCTGGGCAGTAGCGCTGAAAAGGTCAGTGAGGAGCTTTTCGGTCTAACCAGTGCGCGGATTGTTTTCCATAACCCACGCGACACGGGAGCAGCGATAGCTTCAGGATCTTATCCTTCAAGTGGCATGGTAATTGTGCCTTGCAGTATGTCGACTTTGGGTTGCATTGCCAATGGTGTCGTGATGCACCTCGTGCATCGTGCCGCTGAAGTTACGCTCAAAGAAAATCGTAAATTAATTGTTGTCCCACGGGAGACTCCACTGACCTCAATTAACCTGGAAAATATGTTAAAACTCAGACAAGCAGGCGCTGTAATTATGCCGGCGATGCCTGGCTTTTATCAGCAACCAACTTCAATTGATGACCTGGCGGAGTATTTTGCAATGCGCATTACCGACCAGCTCGGCTATAACTTCGATTTCAAACCGCGCTGGGGACAAGCTAGTGCGCAGACCGCTAAGAATGGATTTTAA